From one Anopheles cruzii chromosome 3, idAnoCruzAS_RS32_06, whole genome shotgun sequence genomic stretch:
- the LOC128271117 gene encoding deoxycytidylate deaminase, whose protein sequence is MENNISVESTVKSPKDNCKRRDTIDWAEYFMAMAFLAAKRSKDPSTQVGACIVNEEKRVVGLGYNGFPTGCNDDDFPWSKTSDDPLETKYAYVCHAEVNAILNKNSADVKNCTLYVALFPCNECAKIIIQSAIKEVVYMSDKHAHKYQTIAAKRMFDAARVKYTQYKPRHSRILIDFTEIDWDSLNQLPATPMKYDGKTT, encoded by the coding sequence atggaaaacaatatcTCGGTCGAATCAACGGTGAAGTCGCCGAAAGACAACTGTAAACGAAGGGACACCATCGACTGGGCCGAGTACTTCATGGCGATGGCTTTTCTGGCTGCAAAACGAAGCAAAGATCCTTCGACCCAGGTCGGTGCCTGCATCGTGAACGAAGAGAAGCGAGTGGTTGGCCTCGGCTATAATGGCTTTCCCACCGGCTGCAACGACGATGACTTCCCGTGGTCGAAAACATCGGACGATCCGTTGGAAACGAAGTACGCCTACGTGTGCCACGCGGAGGTGAACGCAATCCTGAACAAAAATAGTGCGGACGTGAAAAACTGCACCTTGTACGTGGCCCTGTTTCCGTGCAACGAGTGCGCCAAGATCATTATCCAGTCGGCGATCAAGGAGGTGGTGTACATGAGCGATAAGCATGCGCACAAATATCAAACGATCGCGGCGAAGCGGATGTTCGATGCGGCGCGCGTTAAGTACACACAGTACAAACCGCGCCACAGTCGAATTTTGATCGATTTCACCGAGATCGATTGGGACAGCTTGAATCAGCTGCCAGCGACACCAATGAAGTACGATGGGAAAACAACTTGA
- the LOC128271599 gene encoding zinc finger protein 330 homolog produces the protein MPKKKTGQRKKAEKQKLRQKEIRNRESQLPEQPCNVAMDCEKCGKKQKSRAFCYFCQSVQRLPVCAQCGKQKCMLKTGDCVIKHPGVFTTGLQMVGAICDHCEAWICHGRKCLQSHACVCPLMDAVCIECERGVWDHGGRMYKCCFCDNFLCEDDQFEHQASCQVLESESYKCQSCNKLGQYSCLRCKTCYCDDHIRRKGFKYDKNKPIPCPKCNYETSQTKDLSMSVRSHKYGRKRLDDEGEDDDYAYDDEYTAYRNKYDDQYNEVSGSSSDDDYEDEDESDEDEEDSDAGESEKESASTSGAQKKT, from the exons atgccgaagaagaagactgGTCAGCGGAAGAAGGCCGAAAAGCAGAAGCTTCGGCAGAAGGAGATCCGGAACCGCGAATCTCAACTCCCGGAGCAACCATGCAACGTAGCGATGGATTGCGAAAAGTGTGGCAA gaaacaaaaatccCGAGCTTTCTGCTACTTTTGCCAGAGTGTCCAGCGGCTACCGGTCTGTGCGCAGTGTGGGAAGCAAAAGTGTATGCTGAAAACGGGTGACTGTGTGATCAAGCATCCTGGCGTGTTTACGACCGGCCTGCAGATGGTGGGAGCGATCTGTGATCACTGCGAGGCCTGGATCTGCCACGGCCGGAAGTGTCTCCAGTCGCATGCCTGCGTTTGTCCGTTGATGGACGCTGTGTGCATCGAATGCGAGCGCGGCGTTTGGGATCACGGAGGACGGATGTACAAGTGCTGCTTCTGTGACAACTTCTTGTGCGAGGACGACCAGTTTGAGCACCAGGCGTCCTGCCAGGTGCTGGAATCCGAATCCTACAAGTGTCAGTCGTGCAACAAGCTTGGGCAGTACTCGTGTCTGCGTTGCAAGACCTGTTACTGCGATGACCACATTCGGCGGAAAGGTTTCAAGTACGACAAGAACAAACCGATACCGTGTCCGAAGTGTAACTACGAGACGAGCCAGACGAAGGATCTTAGCATGTCGG TTCGCAGTCACAAGTACGGACGGAAACGGCTGGATGACGAAGGGGAGGACGATGATTATGCCTACGACGATGAGTACACGGCGTACCGGAACAAGTACGACGATCAGTACAACGAGGTTTCGGGTAGTTCTTCCGATGACGATTACGAGGACGAAGATGAGAGTGATGAGGACGAAGAGGACAGCGATGCTGGAGAATCGGAAAAAGAATCCGCCAGCACCAGTGGGGCACAGAAGAAAACATAG
- the LOC128271597 gene encoding COP9 signalosome complex subunit 6 isoform X1, with translation MSQPAEEKMDVDSEGVLATASTSTAAAAVPPIASTSQAVPSPAPAAAGTSGLGGKALAEGKNVMAGSATVPSVTCSLHPLVIMNISDHWTRTRAQKGSKPLAFGALIGKQKGRNIEVMNSFELKYDVLNDDDVVIMMDYYHVKEEQYKQVFSDLDFLGWYTTDAIPTEKHINIHKQICEINECPIMLLLDPLSRNMNQLPISVYESVIDIVQGEAMMLFVPLSYTLATEEAERIGVDHVARMSTNESDENSTVAEHLLAQYSAIKMLNSRVKIVLAYIKAVESGQLEPNQEILRMAYSLSRRLPVVQNPSFKEEFYTQSNDVGLITYLGALTKVSNDMNQLVNKFNVLYDRQGMGRRLRGMFF, from the exons ATGAGCCAACCGGCGGAGGAAAAGATGGACGTGGACAGTGAAGGagttttggccaccgccagtACATCTACCGCAGCGGCCGCTGTACCACCGATCGCTTCAACCTCACAGGCGGTTCCatcgccggccccggccgccgccggtaccAGCGGTCTGGGAGGGAAAGCATTAGCGGAGGGCAAAAATGTAATGGCCGGCAGTGCAACTGTGCCGTCCGTGACGTGCTCGCTTCACCCACTGGTCATTATGAACATTTCCGACCACTGGACGCGCACTAGGGCGCAGAAGGGCAGCAAGCCGCTGGCCTTCGGGGCGCTCATCGGGAAGCAGAAGGGACGAAATATCGAGGTGATGAACTCTTTCGAGCTCAAATACGATGTgctcaacgacgacgacgtagtAATTATGATGGATTACTATCATGTAAAGGAAGAACAGT ACAAGCAGGTGTTTAGCGATCTCGATTTTCTCGGCTGGTACACGACCGATGCGATTCCCACCGAGAAGCACATCAACATTCATAAACAGATCTGCGAAATCAACGAATGTCCCATAATGCTCCTGTTAGATCCGCTCAGTCGAAACATGAAC CAACTGCCCATCTCAGTGTACGAATCTGTGATCGACATAGTACAAGGTGAGGCCATGATGTTGTTCGTACCGCTCAGCTACACATTGGCCACCGAGGAAGCGGAGCGTATCGGCGTTGATCACGTTGCACGGATGTCCACCAATGAGTCGGACGAAAACTCCACCGTCGCCGAACATCTGTTGGCGCAGTACAGCGCGATTAAGATGCTAAACTCGCGGGTGAAGATCGTACTGGCCTACATCAAAGCTGTTGAGAGCGGTCAGCTGGAACCGAACCAGGAGATACTTCGTATGGCCTATTCATTGAGTCGCCGACTGCCCGTAGTGCAGAATCCTTCATTTAAAGAGGAATTCTATACG CAATCGAATGATGTCGGACTGATCACTTACCTAGGGGCACTGACGAAGGTTTCGAACGATATGAACCAACTGGTGAACAAATTCAACGTCCTGTACGATCGCCAAGGAATGGGCCGACGTTTGAGAGGAATGTTTTTCTAG
- the LOC128271597 gene encoding COP9 signalosome complex subunit 6 isoform X2 gives MSQPAEEKMDVDSEGVLATASTSTAAAAVPPIASTSQAVPSPAPGKNVMAGSATVPSVTCSLHPLVIMNISDHWTRTRAQKGSKPLAFGALIGKQKGRNIEVMNSFELKYDVLNDDDVVIMMDYYHVKEEQYKQVFSDLDFLGWYTTDAIPTEKHINIHKQICEINECPIMLLLDPLSRNMNQLPISVYESVIDIVQGEAMMLFVPLSYTLATEEAERIGVDHVARMSTNESDENSTVAEHLLAQYSAIKMLNSRVKIVLAYIKAVESGQLEPNQEILRMAYSLSRRLPVVQNPSFKEEFYTQSNDVGLITYLGALTKVSNDMNQLVNKFNVLYDRQGMGRRLRGMFF, from the exons ATGAGCCAACCGGCGGAGGAAAAGATGGACGTGGACAGTGAAGGagttttggccaccgccagtACATCTACCGCAGCGGCCGCTGTACCACCGATCGCTTCAACCTCACAGGCGGTTCCatcgccggccccg GGCAAAAATGTAATGGCCGGCAGTGCAACTGTGCCGTCCGTGACGTGCTCGCTTCACCCACTGGTCATTATGAACATTTCCGACCACTGGACGCGCACTAGGGCGCAGAAGGGCAGCAAGCCGCTGGCCTTCGGGGCGCTCATCGGGAAGCAGAAGGGACGAAATATCGAGGTGATGAACTCTTTCGAGCTCAAATACGATGTgctcaacgacgacgacgtagtAATTATGATGGATTACTATCATGTAAAGGAAGAACAGT ACAAGCAGGTGTTTAGCGATCTCGATTTTCTCGGCTGGTACACGACCGATGCGATTCCCACCGAGAAGCACATCAACATTCATAAACAGATCTGCGAAATCAACGAATGTCCCATAATGCTCCTGTTAGATCCGCTCAGTCGAAACATGAAC CAACTGCCCATCTCAGTGTACGAATCTGTGATCGACATAGTACAAGGTGAGGCCATGATGTTGTTCGTACCGCTCAGCTACACATTGGCCACCGAGGAAGCGGAGCGTATCGGCGTTGATCACGTTGCACGGATGTCCACCAATGAGTCGGACGAAAACTCCACCGTCGCCGAACATCTGTTGGCGCAGTACAGCGCGATTAAGATGCTAAACTCGCGGGTGAAGATCGTACTGGCCTACATCAAAGCTGTTGAGAGCGGTCAGCTGGAACCGAACCAGGAGATACTTCGTATGGCCTATTCATTGAGTCGCCGACTGCCCGTAGTGCAGAATCCTTCATTTAAAGAGGAATTCTATACG CAATCGAATGATGTCGGACTGATCACTTACCTAGGGGCACTGACGAAGGTTTCGAACGATATGAACCAACTGGTGAACAAATTCAACGTCCTGTACGATCGCCAAGGAATGGGCCGACGTTTGAGAGGAATGTTTTTCTAG